The Microbacter margulisiae genomic sequence GCTCTTCTTCCGACAATTGATCCTTCAAATCAGCCAATTGTTGAATATCACCTAATGTAGTTTTTTCATAAACTGGTGCAGTAGGAGCGCTGGAACCTGATTCGTCACCAGCGGATTTCCTTCCTCTCTTAGGAGATGATTCTTTCTTTTCTGCAGCTGGAGCAGCAGCACGTTGTTCATCTTCATGAATGCGGCTATGCGAAACAATGATACGTTTTGCATCCTTATTGAATTCAATCACCTTGAACGGTAATTTTTCATCCAATTTAGCCGCAGTTCCGTCTTCTTTAATCAAATGTTTCGGAGTAGCAAAACCTTCAACACCATAAGGCAAAGCAACAACAGCGCCCTTATCTAACAATTCAATAATGGTTCCTTCGTGAATACTGTCTACTTTGAAGATTGTCTCGAAAACATCCCATGGATTTTCTTCCAGTTGCTTGTGGCCTAAGCTTAAACGACGATTATCCTTGTCGATTTCCAAGACTACAACATCCATATTTGCCCCAATTTGGGTAAATTCGGATGGATGTTTAATCTTACGTGTCCATGAAAGATCGCTGATATGGATCAAGCCATCAACGCCTTCTTCAATTTCAACAAATACACCGAAGTTAGTAAAATTGCGGACGCGGGCAGTATGCTTCGAACCAACAGCATATTTTTCTTCAATATTAACCCAAGGATCTTGTTTTAATTGTTTGATTCCTAATGACATCTTACGTTCGTCACGGTCAAGAGTCAAAATAACAGCTTCAACTTCGTCACCAACTTTCAGGAAGTCCTGAGCGCTACGTAAATGCTGGCTCCATGACATCTCCGAAACATGGATCAAACCTTCTACACCTGGCAAAATTTCAACAAAAGCGCCATAATCGGCAACAACCACTACTTTGCCTTTTACTTTGTCTCCTACTTTCAGATCAGCATCCAAAGCGTCCCATGGGTGTGGAGTTAGTTGTTTCAATCCTAAAGCAATACGTTTCTTTTCGTTATCGAAATCAATAATAACTACGTTCAGTTTTTGATCCAGTTTCACTACTTCATCCGGATGTGAAACGCGACCCCAGGAAAGATCAGTAATGTGAATCAAACCATCAACACCTCCCAAATCGATAAATACACCGTAATTGGTAATATTCTTCACAGTACCTTCGAGTACTTGTCCCTTTTCGAGTTTTGAGATAATTTCTTTCTTTTGTTGTTCAAGTTCAGCCTCAATTAATGCTTTGTGCGAAACAACAACATTCTTGAACTCATGATTGATTTTTACGACTTTGAATTCCATTGTTTTTCCAACAAACACATCGTAGTCGCGGATAGGACGAACATCAATTTGTGAGCCTGGCAAGAAAGCTTCAATGCCAAATACGTCAACAATCATACCTCCTTTGGTACGGCATTTTACATAACCCTTGATTGTTTCGTCATTTTCAAGTGCTGCATTTACGCGATCCCACGAACGTGACGTACGTGCCTGTTTGTGGGAAAGGATAAGTTGACCTTTTTTATCTTCTTGGTTTTCAATATACACTTCTACTTTATCGCCGATCTTCAGATCA encodes the following:
- the rpsA gene encoding 30S ribosomal protein S1, producing the protein MEEQQENIVEDVKNSAAEEPTQQAVEANDQPQQAEETTQPVATQEPQKVTAPAEDFDWDVYEKGDIQVTNRAELTKQYDTTLNTIKEKEVVEGTVIAMNKREVVVNIGFKSDGIISLNEFRYNPDLKIGDKVEVYIENQEDKKGQLILSHKQARTSRSWDRVNAALENDETIKGYVKCRTKGGMIVDVFGIEAFLPGSQIDVRPIRDYDVFVGKTMEFKVVKINHEFKNVVVSHKALIEAELEQQKKEIISKLEKGQVLEGTVKNITNYGVFIDLGGVDGLIHITDLSWGRVSHPDEVVKLDQKLNVVIIDFDNEKKRIALGLKQLTPHPWDALDADLKVGDKVKGKVVVVADYGAFVEILPGVEGLIHVSEMSWSQHLRSAQDFLKVGDEVEAVILTLDRDERKMSLGIKQLKQDPWVNIEEKYAVGSKHTARVRNFTNFGVFVEIEEGVDGLIHISDLSWTRKIKHPSEFTQIGANMDVVVLEIDKDNRRLSLGHKQLEENPWDVFETIFKVDSIHEGTIIELLDKGAVVALPYGVEGFATPKHLIKEDGTAAKLDEKLPFKVIEFNKDAKRIIVSHSRIHEDEQRAAAPAAEKKESSPKRGRKSAGDESGSSAPTAPVYEKTTLGDIQQLADLKDQLSEEEHTQAVKAAEAHAKRVAKKAAASENSEEEKAAE